The DNA sequence TCGACCGCACGCCGTGCGAGCGGCGAACGCAACTACTCTGTCAGGTGTAGCCAGGGAAGTCCAGCCCGATTTCGAGAGCTGCTGAATTCGCGAGAATGCACTCCGAGAATCGTCCGCGCCCGGGAGGGGGACTTCAACACGATTCCACCTCGCCCGTGGTGGTTGTCGAGGAATGTTCTCGAGGACACCGTTGAGGAGGTTCGAGGGGCGCTGCTGCGGACGGCGCTCAGACCGGCGGCGTATACCAGATGGGCGAGGTCCAGGCGCGCTCCTGAATCGTGCGTTTGCGCTCGGAATCGTCGCAGTCTGCGGGGCGTTCGTCGCCCGCGAGCCCGATGCACTGCCATGCGTTGTAGCGACAGCTCGGATTCTCGACGACGCGCATGTAGTAGACCGCGCGTCGATCGGGGTCAAAATCGGGATCCGTCCAGACTGAGCAGAGTTGACCAAAACCTTTTCCATGCAGCTCGCAGGTGTCGAGATCGACACTGGCTCCGTTCTGGGGATCGCCCGCGACCTCGTAGATCGCCTGATGGCTGGAGCCATCATCATCGACCCAACCCTTGATGATCTGCAGGCGCTGCAGTGGATTGCCCGGGGCTTGCTCGGTTCCGGGGTCGGCGAGGGCGAGGGACACGAAGGAGGGGGCAATTTGTCGGTTGGGCGGTGGCGCAAGGTCGCTTCCCATCGCCACGGATATCGTGTCCGCTCTGGCCACGGGGTCGGGCGCGTCGCAGAGAGCCGAGGGAAGGTTCCAGCCTCCGAAGAATCGCGGCACGATCCGCGGACCGCTGGTGCCGAAGACTTCCTTGCGTCGCATGGCTTCGAAGATGGCCGCCCGATCGTTTTCTTCGGCCCATACCCCGATCAACCCACCGGGATTGTTGGATGCATTGCCGGGATTCTCGCGGTCATAGCTTATGCGCATTGAAGTCGTCTGATCGCCCTTGCCGAGATGGCCCGGATAACTTCTTTCTTCGACACCACCCGCCAGGGCGTTGTGGGTGTCCGTGCTCGCCGACAATCCGAACTTGAACGGATTGACACCCATGCGTGCCTCTTCTTTCAAGCCTTCGATCAGTGCGTAGCGGGCATAGCTCAAGCGCGACAGGCAATTGGGCCCGAGGTGGGGGATGCTGTCGGCCAACCAGCCCGTAGGACATTCGTCTGGATCTTCAGAACCCGTGATCGCCATGAACGCCGAGTTCTCGAAGCGCTCGAAGTCGCACAACTCATCCTCGCTGTCGAGCACGCCCGGCACACCGTTGCGACACTCGGAGTCGCCCTTGTGTTGCATGATCTCGATCAGGGGCTCCATCTCGATTCGCAGCCTCGCCCGGGCGGCTCGCTCTTCGTCGTTGGAGGCACCGGGGTAATCGACTGCGAACATGCGACCGTTGCTGATGTTCGAGTTATGCGGGATCGCCAACACATCGCAACCACTTCCGCTTTGCTTGCAGCCACGCTTGAGCAAGTTCCAGAGTTCCCATTCGCGATGGGCGTCCAGATAGCTCACCGGTTGTTTCGGAACGATTTCGTTTTTGAAGATCACGTTGCGATGCAGGTTCGAGCCCATGCGAAAGGAACTGTACTCGTACGCGACAAACGCGGTCCGCTCACAGCGTTCGCTTCTGTCATTCCACTTTTCGGCGGCGGCTATGGTTTCCCGCCACATGGATTGCGCGGCTTCGCGGCAGCGAACTCCATCCGATCCGCAGATTGCGTCGTCCCGCCAGGTCACCGGGCTCATGATCTGAAAAACGAGTCGGGGAGCGCGCCCGTTCCCCTCTCGAAAGGTTTCGCAGAAATCTCCATCGTACCCCTCGGCTGTGGGATCGTTGCACAGCTTCGTTTCCCCTAGAAACTCCGCGTGATCGGTCACCGCCGCAAAGTCGAGGGGCCGATCGATGCGCACCTTCCGAGTCGGGCGACCGTCCGAGTCGTTTGGCGGCAGCAGTACGGGTTCTCCGAACGCGTAGCGGTAGGCGTCGTCGGGTCGCAACCGGACATCGAACATCCATGCGTCACTCGACAGCGAGGTATGGACATGCACGTCGCCGAAGTATGGGTTGCGCAGTGGATTGCGATCCAGGCAGCGCGCCTCGGGCACCGGCGCGGGAGATTGCGCAGCAACCGCAAAGGTTTCTGCGGGTGGTGACGGGTCACCGCAGGAAACGAGAACAAGGCTGAAGCCAAGTGCGACGAAGCTGGCATCCTTGATGTGGCGGTTGGTGTGGCGCTTGCGCGATCCGCGGGTCATTTCGATCTCCAGGCCACCAGTTTACTCATGGTTGGTCCATCCTCGATCCGGGTTGTATCCAAGGTGCCCCAGGCTTGTGCGGCTAATCCCACGCCTAGGCCTCACTCGCCTGCCGATCGCGTTCTTGTCGACCACACCCGCCAGAACCGAGATGTCTCGCCCTTTGACCTCATCGAGAGCAAACACTGAATGGCCATCGTTCGGCGCCGGTGCCGGCCCCAGTACCTGAAAGACGGTCGCGGGGATATCGGCGAGTTGCGATACCTCCTGCGAGAACCGGAGGGGAACCGCCGCGGAATTTGGGGGCTTGATCAGCAGCAGGGCATGTAGGCGACTGGAGAACTCGTCCAGTTCGTACCATTTTTGCTTTGACATCACGTTCTCCTGCACTGGGACAGGAGGCGCTTTGAACACCATCTCCTCGATTCTTTTCTTCCAGTGATCGATGTTGGGTCGGTCTTCGGTCAGAGAAGCACCGGCAGTTTGTGCCAGCTCGACTTCAGAGATTGAGTCGGTCGGCTGTCGGCTCGCGATCAGTACAAACGACGCCACTTGCCACACAAGAAGAACGACCACGTAGGGTGCCTCGAAGTCTCTCACCCAGATTTCAGGAATACGGATGCAGCCCACGACAAGTACGGTCGCCAAGGCGACTTGAATCGCGATCGAGTTCCAG is a window from the Myxococcales bacterium genome containing:
- a CDS encoding DUF3604 domain-containing protein; translated protein: MTRGSRKRHTNRHIKDASFVALGFSLVLVSCGDPSPPAETFAVAAQSPAPVPEARCLDRNPLRNPYFGDVHVHTSLSSDAWMFDVRLRPDDAYRYAFGEPVLLPPNDSDGRPTRKVRIDRPLDFAAVTDHAEFLGETKLCNDPTAEGYDGDFCETFREGNGRAPRLVFQIMSPVTWRDDAICGSDGVRCREAAQSMWRETIAAAEKWNDRSERCERTAFVAYEYSSFRMGSNLHRNVIFKNEIVPKQPVSYLDAHREWELWNLLKRGCKQSGSGCDVLAIPHNSNISNGRMFAVDYPGASNDEERAARARLRIEMEPLIEIMQHKGDSECRNGVPGVLDSEDELCDFERFENSAFMAITGSEDPDECPTGWLADSIPHLGPNCLSRLSYARYALIEGLKEEARMGVNPFKFGLSASTDTHNALAGGVEERSYPGHLGKGDQTTSMRISYDRENPGNASNNPGGLIGVWAEENDRAAIFEAMRRKEVFGTSGPRIVPRFFGGWNLPSALCDAPDPVARADTISVAMGSDLAPPPNRQIAPSFVSLALADPGTEQAPGNPLQRLQIIKGWVDDDGSSHQAIYEVAGDPQNGASVDLDTCELHGKGFGQLCSVWTDPDFDPDRRAVYYMRVVENPSCRYNAWQCIGLAGDERPADCDDSERKRTIQERAWTSPIWYTPPV